The segment GTCTGTACTTCTGGGGGGGTGTGGGGCGCGGCAAGACCTACCTGGTGGATACCTTCTACGACGCGCTGCCGTTCAAGCAGAAGATGCGTACCCACTTCCACCGTTTCATGAAGCGCGTCCACGAGGAAATGAAAACCCTCAAGGGCGAAAAGAACCCGCTGACCATCATCGGCAAGCGTTTCGCTGATGAGGCGCGGGTGATCTGCTTCGACGAATTCTTCGTCTCCGACATCACCGACGCCATGATCCTGGCCACGCTCCTCGAAGAGCTGTTCAAGAATGGCGTCAGCCTGGTGGCCACCTCCAACATCGTGCCCGACGGCCTCTACAAGGACGGCCTGCAACGCGCGCGTTTCCTGCCGGCCATTGCGCTGCTCAAGGAACACACCGATATCGTCAACGTCGACAGCGGCGTGGACTACCGTCTGCGTGCCCTGGAACAGGCCGAGCTGTTCCACTTCCCGCTGGACGCCGAGGCCGAGGCCAGCCTGAGTCGCAGCTTCAAGAGCCTACTGCCCGACTGCACCATGGCCCAGGAAAACGAAGTCCTGATGATCGAGAACCGCGAAATCCGCGCCGTGCGCGTCTGCGAAGACGTCGCATGGTTCGAGTTCCGTGAGCTCTGCGATGGTCCACGCAGCCAGAACGACTACATCGAACTGGGCAAGATCTTCCACGCGGTGATCCTCGCCAACGTCGAGCAGATGGGCGTGGCCAAGGACGACATGGCGCGGCGCTTCATCAACCT is part of the Pseudomonas lalkuanensis genome and harbors:
- the zapE gene encoding cell division protein ZapE, producing the protein MTPLERYQSDLKRPDFFHDAAQETAVRHLQRLYDDLIADDRSKPGLLGSLFGKKRQGPVKGLYFWGGVGRGKTYLVDTFYDALPFKQKMRTHFHRFMKRVHEEMKTLKGEKNPLTIIGKRFADEARVICFDEFFVSDITDAMILATLLEELFKNGVSLVATSNIVPDGLYKDGLQRARFLPAIALLKEHTDIVNVDSGVDYRLRALEQAELFHFPLDAEAEASLSRSFKSLLPDCTMAQENEVLMIENREIRAVRVCEDVAWFEFRELCDGPRSQNDYIELGKIFHAVILANVEQMGVAKDDMARRFINLVDEFYDRNVKLIISAEVELKDLYSGGRLNFEFQRTLSRLLEMQSHEFLSRPHKP